From bacterium, the proteins below share one genomic window:
- a CDS encoding phage minor head protein, whose amino-acid sequence MHASACTCGRPRFPLPVGDLLLQAEALLLVQGSRALTAFALSQKQAIETATAESLAKVGAYSDDLLKASLSHLDTAAKSVKAEILALGDLTQFAPDRQGGKLVQLSRLKAMEKNLAVAGAKLKQDLTLAYQGMTGDMAKTGIEGTLAKLGALKVGGYQALGQAGREALADGAFSLFPANAFDFLSGYQVQLLGKLSDDLVGGIKSAVQVGLAQGEGPAKIARRIGGIVKDPAEFRAAGKTVFKTVQQRAELIARSETMRAYNQGAVKFEQKIGVTKVIWLTAGDERMCPDCEPLDGKEYSLVDLPSQPLHPACRCTHVPGALDLSGITDLGTLETKIAGDALGQGVVQEALKSGDYGKLTSAQLREVAKEKGVSVARTKADRIVFLSEMTGQSEEWLAGHTMNELDVWFKKYKIGALKTKDELLAAIYKADHATDAGKLAALKQAEDAAKAAKKAADEAAAKLVKANQAVADFHSGLAQLKALESDPAQFEAFHVQMDKLLAQVHGNLDLLGPQQAADLGGYLSKAQDVFAFKVELNSQAVLRDVLKAAKVKNFQWFTKAESVTYLTQKPLQPKIAEQVAAKVVAAKDAAKLKKVTPSAAPVPPTAPTPKHVAPTHAPAPKPAPAPAPAASPAVQARSADEAWAELKAQNPFTFEKDASELGGAHTKYFYRDQAGDRWLFKPISEEFRAWGDEVAYRLAREVDPDTVEVRFIELKDMHGRTRAGSIQKMKTGLRKPSSYADIDLATLEQAELAQLQREHVVDWLISNHDGHVGQYLRAQDGHVFGIDKGQLYKFLGKDKLSLDYYPNKPFNAGEPIYNTLMQAYRDGKVKLDLRETGRWIRKAQGISDAAYREMLLPYAGRRFAGKSGALEDFLREAIARKNNLQADFEKFYSQIETARTGKKVVFRFGEVPSAPAATPGAEAGGAWAHGSRIDLKQEVVAIRESGWQGRSLPVDKGDIEDQNVLVRQVLGADGEKQTILQFKLRLAADKRLVKLLKVNIVGEVPKALVVKDEFWDTILAAVKTANSHASDLGFNTSTLRAAEDLRPVLTRLANGSKLIERAMAQQYLKTLDEISHAVEASMGGTATKLPVVKPYAPSAVELKALQKGVVDPVKGKGLHVKTSERWTEDRMIARGRELAVETERVPLSQFYSSLNDKLVEYHVDLGDGVEAVYKPFQGTGRSSGKSFAMQGRMSVKVREGVSESAVARAMEKLKALGLDTAPATALDEELMYLQKVAYAAKIDDSPAFLAAAEEARKATTESAVRIWREAWSRHLGVQDVTKLPDYNPAGVYQASTTGGQAGAGMRVQYRFDVSKETLAKEMEGYVLMHGMTKGSVEDFLEAVLPTNRSFIPTADRFSTGVPIGGMSPGQDMNTGGASYFFTRIKHATDSQANSIRFKVDLLRRADVISYNTDHYGNVVGDFVRKNRITNLDTLKQVARYTGNETIIKGAVPLLEDMDSILVGDNGIKARVVAVFKKHGITVLPDGRRVEDVVKVLYQ is encoded by the coding sequence ATGCATGCATCCGCCTGCACCTGTGGCCGGCCGCGTTTCCCGCTGCCGGTGGGTGACCTCCTCCTGCAGGCGGAGGCGCTTCTGCTTGTCCAGGGCAGCCGGGCGCTGACGGCCTTTGCCCTCTCCCAGAAGCAGGCCATCGAGACCGCCACGGCCGAGAGCCTGGCCAAGGTCGGCGCGTATTCCGATGACCTCCTCAAGGCCAGCCTGTCGCACCTTGATACGGCGGCCAAGTCTGTCAAAGCCGAGATCCTGGCGCTGGGCGACCTCACGCAGTTCGCGCCCGATCGGCAGGGTGGGAAGCTCGTCCAGCTCTCCCGGCTGAAGGCCATGGAGAAGAACCTGGCCGTGGCCGGCGCCAAGCTCAAGCAGGACCTGACCCTCGCCTATCAGGGCATGACCGGGGACATGGCCAAGACCGGCATCGAGGGCACGCTGGCCAAACTCGGTGCCCTGAAGGTGGGCGGCTACCAGGCCTTGGGCCAGGCCGGCCGCGAGGCCCTGGCGGACGGGGCCTTCTCTCTCTTTCCGGCAAACGCCTTCGACTTCCTCTCTGGCTACCAGGTGCAGCTTCTGGGCAAGCTCTCGGACGATCTGGTGGGGGGCATCAAGAGCGCTGTGCAGGTGGGCCTGGCGCAGGGCGAGGGGCCGGCCAAGATTGCCCGTCGCATCGGCGGCATCGTGAAGGATCCGGCGGAGTTTCGCGCAGCGGGCAAGACGGTCTTCAAGACCGTGCAGCAGCGCGCCGAGCTGATTGCGCGAAGCGAAACCATGCGCGCCTACAACCAGGGCGCGGTGAAGTTTGAGCAGAAGATCGGTGTCACCAAGGTGATCTGGCTGACCGCCGGCGACGAGCGCATGTGCCCCGACTGCGAGCCCCTGGACGGCAAGGAATACTCACTTGTCGATCTTCCAAGCCAGCCCCTGCATCCCGCTTGCCGCTGCACGCACGTGCCTGGGGCTTTGGACCTTTCCGGCATCACGGACCTGGGGACCCTTGAGACCAAGATCGCCGGCGATGCCCTGGGGCAGGGGGTGGTCCAGGAGGCGCTGAAGAGTGGCGACTACGGGAAGCTCACCAGTGCCCAGCTGCGCGAGGTGGCCAAAGAGAAGGGCGTGTCCGTGGCCCGCACGAAGGCGGATCGGATCGTTTTCCTATCCGAGATGACGGGCCAGAGTGAGGAGTGGCTGGCCGGCCACACCATGAACGAGTTGGATGTTTGGTTCAAGAAGTACAAGATCGGCGCCTTGAAGACGAAGGACGAGCTGCTGGCGGCCATCTACAAGGCGGATCATGCCACGGACGCGGGAAAGCTGGCGGCGCTGAAACAGGCAGAGGACGCAGCGAAGGCGGCCAAGAAGGCTGCGGATGAAGCCGCTGCAAAACTGGTGAAGGCCAACCAGGCCGTGGCGGATTTCCATTCGGGGCTGGCCCAGTTGAAGGCACTGGAATCGGACCCGGCCCAGTTCGAAGCCTTCCACGTCCAGATGGACAAGCTCCTGGCTCAGGTCCACGGAAACTTGGATCTGCTGGGTCCGCAGCAGGCGGCGGACCTGGGCGGCTACCTGTCGAAGGCTCAAGACGTCTTCGCGTTCAAGGTGGAGCTCAATAGCCAGGCGGTGCTGCGTGATGTCTTGAAGGCTGCGAAGGTCAAGAACTTCCAGTGGTTCACGAAGGCCGAGTCCGTCACGTACCTGACCCAGAAGCCCCTGCAGCCGAAGATCGCCGAGCAGGTGGCGGCCAAGGTGGTGGCGGCCAAGGACGCAGCGAAGCTCAAGAAGGTTACGCCGTCCGCGGCGCCTGTCCCGCCCACAGCGCCTACCCCGAAGCACGTGGCCCCGACACACGCCCCTGCCCCAAAGCCAGCCCCTGCGCCCGCCCCTGCGGCAAGCCCGGCCGTCCAGGCGCGCAGCGCGGACGAGGCCTGGGCTGAGTTGAAGGCCCAGAACCCGTTCACCTTCGAGAAGGACGCCAGCGAGCTGGGCGGCGCGCACACCAAGTACTTCTATCGTGATCAGGCTGGCGATCGTTGGCTGTTCAAGCCGATCTCTGAGGAGTTCCGGGCCTGGGGTGACGAGGTGGCCTACCGCCTGGCGCGCGAGGTGGATCCGGACACGGTCGAGGTCCGCTTCATCGAGCTGAAGGACATGCACGGCCGGACGCGCGCCGGGTCGATCCAGAAGATGAAGACGGGACTGAGGAAGCCCAGCAGCTACGCGGACATCGACTTGGCAACGCTGGAGCAAGCGGAGCTGGCCCAGCTGCAGCGCGAGCACGTTGTGGATTGGCTGATCTCCAATCACGACGGCCACGTTGGGCAGTACCTGCGTGCCCAGGACGGCCACGTTTTTGGAATCGACAAGGGGCAGCTCTACAAGTTTCTGGGCAAGGACAAGCTCTCCCTCGATTACTACCCGAACAAGCCCTTCAACGCGGGCGAGCCCATTTACAACACCCTGATGCAGGCCTACCGTGACGGGAAGGTGAAGCTGGACTTGCGCGAGACCGGGCGGTGGATCCGCAAGGCGCAGGGGATCTCGGACGCGGCCTACCGCGAGATGCTCTTGCCCTACGCCGGACGGCGCTTCGCTGGGAAATCTGGTGCCCTGGAGGACTTCCTTCGGGAGGCCATCGCCAGAAAGAACAACCTGCAGGCGGACTTCGAGAAGTTCTACAGCCAGATTGAAACGGCGCGAACGGGCAAGAAGGTGGTCTTCCGGTTTGGGGAAGTCCCGTCGGCGCCCGCGGCGACACCGGGTGCAGAGGCAGGGGGCGCGTGGGCGCATGGAAGTCGAATTGACCTGAAGCAGGAAGTGGTGGCCATCCGGGAGTCAGGCTGGCAAGGGCGATCGCTGCCCGTGGACAAGGGCGACATCGAGGACCAGAACGTTCTCGTCCGCCAGGTCCTGGGCGCTGACGGCGAGAAGCAGACCATCCTGCAGTTCAAGCTACGCTTGGCGGCCGATAAGCGCCTTGTGAAACTCCTGAAGGTGAATATCGTCGGTGAGGTCCCGAAGGCACTGGTGGTGAAGGACGAATTCTGGGACACCATCCTGGCAGCAGTTAAGACGGCCAACTCGCACGCGAGCGACCTGGGCTTCAATACGTCGACACTGCGCGCAGCGGAGGACCTGCGACCTGTTCTCACGCGGCTGGCGAATGGGAGCAAGCTCATCGAGCGCGCCATGGCCCAGCAGTACCTGAAGACCCTGGACGAGATCTCGCACGCCGTGGAGGCCTCCATGGGCGGCACGGCGACGAAGCTTCCGGTAGTGAAGCCCTACGCGCCTTCGGCTGTGGAGTTGAAGGCCCTGCAGAAGGGTGTCGTGGACCCCGTGAAGGGGAAAGGCCTGCACGTGAAGACCAGCGAGCGGTGGACTGAGGATCGCATGATCGCGCGGGGGCGTGAGCTGGCGGTCGAGACCGAGCGAGTGCCCCTCTCACAGTTTTACTCAAGCCTCAATGACAAGCTGGTGGAGTATCACGTCGACCTGGGCGATGGCGTGGAGGCCGTCTACAAGCCCTTCCAGGGGACGGGCAGGTCGAGTGGCAAGAGCTTTGCCATGCAGGGGCGCATGTCGGTCAAGGTGCGCGAGGGGGTGTCGGAGAGCGCGGTTGCCAGGGCCATGGAGAAACTTAAGGCCTTGGGTTTGGACACGGCTCCTGCCACGGCCCTGGATGAGGAACTCATGTACCTGCAGAAGGTCGCCTACGCTGCCAAGATCGACGACAGCCCGGCCTTCCTGGCCGCGGCGGAAGAAGCCAGGAAGGCTACCACCGAGTCGGCCGTGCGCATCTGGCGCGAGGCCTGGAGCCGGCACTTGGGCGTGCAGGACGTGACCAAATTGCCGGATTACAATCCGGCCGGGGTCTATCAGGCGTCGACGACGGGCGGTCAAGCCGGTGCCGGCATGCGCGTGCAGTACCGTTTCGATGTGTCAAAAGAGACGCTGGCCAAGGAAATGGAAGGCTACGTGCTCATGCACGGCATGACGAAGGGCTCCGTGGAGGACTTCCTGGAGGCCGTGCTGCCGACCAACCGCTCCTTCATCCCGACCGCCGATCGCTTCAGCACGGGCGTGCCCATCGGTGGCATGAGTCCGGGCCAGGACATGAACACGGGCGGGGCGAGCTACTTCTTCACGCGCATCAAACACGCCACGGACAGCCAAGCTAACTCAATACGTTTTAAGGTCGACCTTCTACGTCGTGCCGATGTTATTAGCTATAACACAGACCATTACGGCAATGTGGTGGGGGACTTCGTGCGGAAGAACCGCATCACGAACCTCGATACGCTGAAACAGGTGGCTCGTTACACCGGCAACGAGACCATCATCAAGGGGGCGGTGCCCTTGCTGGAGGACATGGACTCCATTTTGGTGGGAGACAACGGCATCAAGGCAAGAGTCGTCGCCGTCTTTAAGAAACATGGCATCACCGTCTTGCCGGATGGCCGGCGGGTCGAGGACGTTGTGAAGGTGCTCTACCAGTGA
- a CDS encoding tyrosine-type recombinase/integrase — protein sequence MHPRFSDFAEHLKARRLAPNTLTPYLSELKRLDKYLDAEGILLEDFTLQQATHYLVREGRSSHTARRTLTVVNQFLSWAGHPLAAELGAMRQPRAYTPAPDYLSDAEEAALRKTLKARTDLKCQARDRALFCLMLDTGIRVAEVARMTVGDVNLDEKMIRLVAKGDKKRTRFVPVETRDLLKRIVGSRPAEEPLFLTWKERAICDRHIRRLLNQWAELAGITRPVHPHLLRHTFATSLLRKTNNLRLVQVALDHESPKTTAIYSHVADEELRAAIESRRD from the coding sequence ATGCACCCCCGCTTCTCCGACTTCGCGGAGCACCTGAAAGCCCGGCGACTCGCCCCCAACACCCTCACGCCCTACCTCTCCGAGCTCAAGCGCCTGGACAAGTACCTGGACGCGGAAGGGATCCTGCTTGAGGACTTCACCCTGCAGCAGGCTACACACTACCTCGTCCGAGAGGGAAGGTCAAGTCATACCGCACGCCGAACGCTGACCGTGGTGAATCAATTCCTGTCTTGGGCCGGGCACCCCCTGGCCGCCGAGCTGGGCGCCATGCGCCAGCCGCGGGCCTACACCCCCGCGCCCGACTACCTGAGTGACGCCGAGGAAGCCGCCCTGCGCAAAACGCTGAAGGCCCGGACGGACCTCAAGTGCCAGGCCCGGGACCGCGCCCTCTTCTGCCTGATGCTGGACACGGGCATCCGCGTCGCTGAAGTGGCCCGGATGACCGTGGGCGACGTGAACCTGGACGAGAAGATGATCCGGCTGGTGGCCAAGGGCGACAAGAAGCGGACGCGCTTCGTGCCCGTGGAAACGCGGGATCTGCTGAAACGGATTGTGGGCAGCCGGCCGGCAGAGGAGCCGTTGTTCCTGACCTGGAAGGAACGCGCCATTTGCGATCGGCACATCCGGCGCCTGCTGAATCAATGGGCCGAGCTGGCCGGCATCACCCGGCCCGTCCACCCGCACCTCTTGCGGCACACCTTCGCCACCAGCCTGCTCCGAAAGACCAACAACCTGCGGCTCGTCCAGGTGGCCCTCGATCACGAGAGCCCCAAGACGACGGCCATCTACTCCCACGTGGCCGACGAGGAACTCCGGGCCGCCATCGAGAGCCGGCGGGATTGA
- a CDS encoding DUF4928 family protein, with protein sequence MTDLLDALHNFSKDRRFGQKGSLCVALVVTQHARKLGFPLDPEKLLTEGGGQVLGLGKSPVQAVLVKHGIDRVLAAEGGRTSRGSLSNMRDYVGFLNGVAKQGEVDLDLIEAYWIERVHAFFAAKPFKIRLDASRSLRTLVRDVIAQAEERQKSNPGMQYAGAVLQHLVGAKLDCAMGSGSFKHNSFSTSDAQSGRAGDFFLGDVAIHVTTSPGEAVIERCRDNINDGFRPIIVTMARGLTAIEVLAENANLGERIDVFEVEQFVALNLYELGKFAADGRRVAVSDLVTRYNEIVEEVETDPSLKVEIHK encoded by the coding sequence ATGACGGATCTACTTGATGCACTACACAATTTCAGCAAAGATCGAAGATTTGGTCAGAAGGGGTCGCTATGCGTGGCGCTCGTTGTCACTCAGCATGCGCGCAAGTTAGGCTTTCCACTTGATCCCGAGAAGCTGCTCACTGAAGGCGGAGGTCAGGTGCTTGGCCTGGGTAAATCGCCGGTCCAAGCTGTTCTGGTGAAGCATGGAATCGATCGCGTGCTCGCGGCTGAAGGCGGTCGTACGAGCCGTGGCAGCCTTAGCAACATGCGCGACTACGTAGGATTCCTCAATGGCGTGGCCAAGCAAGGTGAAGTAGATCTGGATTTGATTGAGGCCTACTGGATTGAGCGCGTTCACGCGTTCTTTGCTGCCAAGCCTTTCAAGATTCGACTTGACGCCTCGCGCAGTCTTCGCACTTTGGTTCGAGACGTCATTGCCCAAGCCGAAGAGCGCCAGAAGAGCAATCCGGGTATGCAGTATGCCGGAGCGGTGCTGCAACACTTGGTCGGTGCTAAGCTTGACTGTGCTATGGGTAGCGGCTCATTCAAGCATAACAGCTTTTCGACCTCAGACGCCCAATCCGGCAGAGCTGGCGATTTCTTCTTAGGCGACGTGGCAATCCACGTCACGACTTCGCCAGGCGAGGCTGTCATTGAGCGTTGCCGCGACAACATCAATGATGGTTTCCGACCAATTATCGTAACGATGGCCCGTGGTCTTACTGCCATCGAGGTTTTAGCTGAGAATGCAAATCTTGGCGAGCGAATTGACGTCTTTGAGGTCGAACAGTTTGTGGCACTCAACCTGTATGAGCTGGGCAAGTTCGCAGCGGATGGTCGACGAGTTGCAGTAAGCGACCTTGTGACACGCTACAACGAGATCGTGGAAGAGGTCGAAACCGATCCAAGTTTGAAGGTTGAGATTCACAAGTGA
- a CDS encoding DNA cytosine methyltransferase, translating into MRSFYEFFAGGGMARAGLGEGWECSFSNDFDLKKAISYVANWGSDDLKIGDVAKLTTVDLPGHANLAWASFPCQDLSLAGAGAGLSGERSGTFWPFWKLIKSLVAENRAPHVIALENVVGAISSHDGKDFAAICAAIAGADYRFGAMVIDAAHFLPQSRPRLFIVGVHKSIPVPPALVAEAPSLDWHSSVLIESYGKLSKRSQDSWIWWRLPSPPVRTSIFADLVEEDPQGVTWHTGAETKKLLALMNPLNQLKVKAAKMAGHRVVGTIYKRTRADGPDGEKMQRAEIRFDNVAGCLRTPTGGSSRQIIMLIDGKHIRSRLLSPREAVRLMGLPESYIIPGSYNEAYHLAGDGVAVPVVRFLAENILEPLLAAVVDEEKKAA; encoded by the coding sequence ATGCGCAGTTTCTATGAGTTTTTCGCCGGCGGAGGCATGGCGCGCGCTGGCCTTGGAGAAGGCTGGGAGTGCTCGTTTTCCAACGACTTTGATCTGAAAAAAGCGATCAGCTACGTTGCGAATTGGGGCAGTGATGACCTGAAAATTGGCGACGTCGCAAAGCTCACAACGGTAGATCTTCCAGGCCATGCGAACTTAGCGTGGGCATCTTTTCCATGCCAAGACCTCTCACTGGCTGGCGCTGGGGCGGGGCTTAGTGGCGAGCGTTCCGGTACATTTTGGCCTTTTTGGAAGCTCATCAAATCGTTGGTTGCCGAAAACCGAGCCCCCCACGTTATTGCGCTAGAGAACGTTGTCGGTGCAATTAGCTCTCATGATGGGAAAGACTTTGCCGCCATCTGCGCCGCAATTGCTGGAGCTGATTATCGATTTGGAGCAATGGTCATTGATGCGGCGCATTTTCTCCCACAATCTCGGCCACGACTTTTCATTGTTGGAGTGCATAAGTCGATTCCTGTTCCTCCCGCTCTCGTCGCAGAAGCGCCCAGTTTGGATTGGCACTCTTCGGTGTTAATCGAATCCTATGGCAAACTGTCTAAGCGATCGCAGGATTCTTGGATCTGGTGGCGTCTACCATCTCCCCCAGTTCGCACATCGATTTTTGCGGACTTGGTGGAAGAAGACCCACAGGGAGTCACATGGCACACAGGGGCTGAAACGAAAAAACTGCTCGCCTTAATGAATCCCCTCAACCAATTGAAGGTTAAGGCGGCCAAGATGGCCGGCCATCGTGTGGTAGGCACAATCTACAAGCGAACTCGCGCAGATGGACCAGATGGGGAGAAGATGCAGCGTGCTGAGATCAGATTCGATAATGTGGCTGGCTGCCTGCGCACGCCGACGGGTGGTTCAAGTCGGCAGATAATAATGCTCATCGACGGCAAGCACATTCGCTCAAGATTGCTTTCGCCGCGTGAAGCTGTGCGCCTTATGGGCCTTCCTGAATCCTACATCATTCCAGGTAGCTATAACGAGGCATATCATCTTGCAGGCGATGGAGTAGCCGTCCCTGTGGTTCGGTTCTTGGCAGAAAACATACTTGAGCCATTGTTGGCAGCTGTGGTAGATGAAGAGAAAAAGGCCGCATAA
- a CDS encoding PD-(D/E)XK nuclease family protein has translation MTTPHVAPLAPCAPNVPLLNPQIPEGFTVHNDHWSFSRLDAYARCPLAYKARYLDPKIYGADCVKPIPSITSPAELGTLCHKALELAGHVLLKARFKGRINRHQKLMLECLTQAFKEQPTASGQILADAQAILIEYLKAGDFYADQIIGLEWPFELVLEEPDGDILLIGFIDRLEVTPEGVVRIKDYKTNRLYYTKDELRQSLQPSIYEIAIRESEALAVTPETPVDFEFVLLRHGVSQRTTRSASDLDRALHQIVTLVRRCENSTHFKPMLNKYCAYCDHKTRCPLWKEIVARGLPEAHIDPNDLAAIAVEYERASDAAKILYRQKEELADLMKIHLIGHDQIETPTHLFRASANNETTFLDPHQVVSLLAQAYRRTIPEVMRRIGRISKTEFDLVMKDAQGRLTVTAFKELQAEIAPLIETMPNPKLQAYKQPVEDTELKPTRVKRPKAKRRIRV, from the coding sequence ATGACAACGCCCCACGTGGCGCCCCTGGCGCCCTGCGCCCCAAACGTGCCCCTGCTCAACCCGCAGATCCCCGAAGGCTTCACCGTCCATAACGACCACTGGTCCTTCTCGCGCCTCGACGCCTACGCCAGGTGCCCACTCGCCTACAAGGCCAGGTACCTCGACCCCAAGATCTACGGCGCCGACTGCGTCAAGCCCATCCCAAGCATCACTTCGCCAGCCGAACTCGGCACCCTGTGCCATAAGGCACTCGAACTCGCTGGGCACGTCCTCCTGAAAGCCAGATTCAAAGGCCGTATCAACCGCCACCAGAAACTCATGCTCGAGTGCCTCACCCAAGCCTTCAAGGAACAACCCACCGCAAGCGGCCAAATCCTGGCCGACGCACAGGCCATCCTCATCGAGTACCTCAAGGCCGGCGACTTCTACGCCGACCAAATCATCGGGCTCGAATGGCCATTCGAACTCGTGCTCGAAGAACCCGACGGCGATATCCTCCTCATCGGATTCATCGACCGCCTCGAGGTCACGCCAGAAGGCGTCGTCCGAATCAAAGACTACAAGACCAACCGCCTGTACTACACCAAGGACGAACTCAGGCAATCCCTGCAGCCGTCCATCTACGAGATCGCCATCCGCGAGTCCGAAGCGCTGGCCGTCACGCCGGAAACACCCGTCGACTTCGAATTCGTCCTCCTGCGCCACGGCGTCTCGCAACGCACCACACGCAGCGCGTCCGACCTCGACCGCGCACTCCACCAAATCGTCACCCTCGTCAGACGATGCGAGAACAGCACCCACTTCAAACCCATGCTCAACAAGTACTGCGCCTACTGCGATCACAAAACCAGATGCCCACTCTGGAAAGAGATCGTCGCCCGCGGCTTGCCCGAAGCCCACATCGACCCCAACGACCTGGCCGCCATCGCCGTCGAATACGAACGCGCCTCCGATGCCGCCAAGATCCTCTACCGCCAGAAAGAAGAACTGGCCGACCTCATGAAAATCCACCTCATCGGACACGACCAGATCGAGACGCCCACCCACCTCTTCCGCGCCAGCGCCAATAACGAGACCACCTTCCTCGATCCGCACCAGGTGGTCAGCCTGCTGGCCCAAGCCTACCGACGCACCATCCCGGAAGTCATGCGCCGCATTGGACGCATCTCGAAGACCGAATTCGACCTGGTCATGAAAGACGCCCAGGGCCGGCTCACGGTCACGGCCTTCAAAGAACTGCAGGCCGAGATCGCGCCACTGATCGAAACCATGCCCAACCCCAAGCTGCAAGCCTACAAGCAGCCGGTGGAGGACACGGAGCTCAAGCCGACACGCGTGAAGCGGCCGAAAGCCAAGCGCAGGATTCGTGTATGA
- a CDS encoding helix-turn-helix transcriptional regulator — MSDTRAQITRLCERMDKAALFMREIDNRLRIVEQTLGDHLREHKARAEMEAEASKPPTPRAPRVKRTPGGKIKDPLLADLCGQRKDLNLSVRQLANVLGYPRNTVSNWLNRTRAPGHPEDRVRIQEWIDLSNNAPARLLREWREEL; from the coding sequence ATGAGCGACACCCGCGCCCAAATCACCAGGCTTTGCGAGCGCATGGACAAGGCCGCACTCTTCATGCGAGAGATAGACAACCGCCTGCGCATCGTGGAACAAACCCTGGGCGACCACCTGCGCGAGCACAAGGCCCGCGCAGAGATGGAGGCAGAGGCCAGCAAACCACCCACGCCGCGCGCGCCACGCGTCAAGCGCACGCCTGGCGGCAAGATCAAAGACCCACTCCTGGCCGACCTGTGCGGGCAAAGGAAGGACCTCAACCTCAGCGTCAGGCAACTCGCCAACGTCCTGGGATACCCACGCAACACGGTCTCCAATTGGCTGAATCGAACTCGCGCGCCCGGGCATCCCGAAGACCGCGTGCGCATCCAGGAGTGGATTGATCTGTCCAACAACGCGCCAGCGCGCCTGCTCCGCGAGTGGCGGGAGGAATTGTGA